One [Clostridium] saccharolyticum WM1 DNA segment encodes these proteins:
- a CDS encoding LacI family DNA-binding transcriptional regulator, whose protein sequence is MNIRDIAKKVGVSSATVSRVINQSGYVKDETKQKVLAAIEEAEFVPNAIARSLSIRDSSSIGVIVPDIANEFFSSVISGMGEIAANNQYNIVLFDTGEMQEREHQYLQMAEGQRLSGLIITPVSELDMMTRDKLIQFENKGIPVVLVDRNIRNSSLDGVFVENAAAAYKGVEALIHAGHRKIAIITGPSTSMPGKDRLNGYKAALKDYRMELKEEYIVSGDFKIIKAYERTKELLELADPPTAIFASNNQTSLGVLKYLTEHKLKMGRDISMVGFDQIESLKIIDYRLSTIERDAKKQGYEAMAMLIDKLSHKESKSSGRKIFVPYQVVLRGSELIK, encoded by the coding sequence ATGAACATACGGGATATTGCCAAAAAGGTGGGTGTTTCTTCTGCGACTGTGTCCAGAGTGATAAACCAGTCTGGGTACGTAAAAGACGAAACAAAGCAGAAGGTATTAGCAGCGATTGAAGAAGCAGAATTCGTACCGAATGCCATAGCAAGAAGTTTAAGCATCCGTGACTCTTCCAGTATCGGAGTTATTGTTCCGGATATAGCCAACGAATTTTTTTCCAGCGTAATAAGCGGAATGGGAGAGATAGCAGCCAATAACCAGTATAACATTGTTTTATTTGATACAGGTGAAATGCAGGAAAGAGAACATCAGTATCTTCAGATGGCAGAAGGCCAAAGACTTTCCGGTTTGATTATTACCCCGGTTTCTGAACTTGATATGATGACCCGGGATAAACTGATTCAATTTGAAAATAAAGGAATTCCGGTGGTCCTGGTAGACCGTAATATTAGAAATTCCAGTCTGGATGGAGTTTTTGTAGAAAATGCTGCTGCTGCCTATAAAGGAGTGGAAGCCCTGATCCATGCCGGTCACCGGAAAATTGCGATCATTACCGGACCCAGCACCTCTATGCCTGGCAAGGACCGGTTAAATGGATACAAAGCAGCTTTAAAGGATTACAGGATGGAGCTTAAGGAAGAGTATATTGTATCCGGTGATTTCAAGATCATAAAGGCATATGAACGGACAAAAGAATTGCTGGAGCTTGCGGATCCGCCGACTGCAATTTTTGCCTCCAATAACCAGACCAGTCTGGGAGTTCTTAAGTATCTCACAGAGCATAAATTAAAAATGGGCAGAGATATCTCTATGGTAGGCTTTGACCAGATTGAGTCTCTGAAAATAATAGATTACAGGCTTTCTACCATCGAACGTGATGCAAAGAAGCAGGGATATGAAGCAATGGCAATGCTCATTGACAAGCTATCCCATAAGGAGAGTAAAAGCTCCGGCAGAAAAATCTTTGTTCCGTATCAGGTAGTGCTTCGCGGGTCAGAGTTGATAAAATAG
- a CDS encoding substrate-binding domain-containing protein, which produces MTKRKQMTAMVAAAGLVLASLAGCSSGEKAAETKQETTQTEAATTTAEAQSKAEAKSGDKKYVVGLAMNTQTNPFFVDVKDGVQKAADELGVELYITDAQDDPAIQMKDVENLITKKPDCIIIDTCDSDAIVSSIEACNEAGIPVLTMDREASGGEVVSHIGYDAIKSGKLAGQYLADTLGGKGNIVEIQGIMGTNVAQSRSKGFNEVISQNPDMKIVACQVADFDRSKGMSVMENILQANDHIDGLYAANDEMLLGALEAIEAAGRLDEITMIGCDAIDDTIEAIKAGKVEATIAEPPFFLGKAILNAAYNYLQGKEVDKYVILDNELVTADNVNELVTKE; this is translated from the coding sequence ATGACGAAAAGAAAACAAATGACAGCGATGGTAGCGGCTGCAGGACTCGTTCTTGCATCACTGGCAGGTTGCAGCAGCGGAGAGAAAGCCGCTGAGACCAAGCAGGAGACCACCCAGACGGAAGCAGCTACCACAACAGCGGAAGCCCAGTCAAAGGCAGAGGCAAAGTCGGGGGACAAGAAGTATGTGGTAGGTCTTGCCATGAATACTCAGACAAATCCGTTCTTTGTGGATGTAAAAGATGGGGTACAGAAAGCCGCAGACGAATTAGGAGTCGAGCTTTACATCACAGATGCCCAGGATGATCCTGCCATTCAGATGAAGGATGTAGAAAACCTGATTACAAAAAAACCGGACTGCATCATTATTGATACCTGTGATTCAGATGCAATCGTATCTTCTATTGAAGCGTGCAATGAAGCCGGCATCCCGGTGCTTACCATGGATCGTGAAGCCAGCGGCGGGGAGGTTGTTTCCCACATCGGCTACGATGCTATCAAATCCGGAAAACTGGCCGGTCAGTATCTGGCAGACACACTGGGAGGCAAGGGAAATATTGTGGAAATCCAGGGAATTATGGGAACCAATGTAGCTCAGAGCCGTTCCAAAGGCTTTAACGAAGTAATAAGCCAGAATCCGGATATGAAGATCGTAGCATGCCAGGTTGCAGATTTTGACCGTTCCAAGGGCATGAGCGTAATGGAAAACATCCTTCAGGCCAATGATCATATCGACGGATTATATGCGGCCAATGATGAAATGCTTCTTGGCGCTTTGGAAGCTATCGAAGCTGCCGGACGTCTGGATGAAATTACCATGATCGGCTGCGATGCCATTGATGATACCATTGAAGCAATTAAAGCTGGAAAGGTAGAGGCAACCATTGCAGAACCGCCATTTTTCCTTGGGAAAGCAATTCTGAATGCAGCATACAACTATCTCCAGGGGAAAGAGGTAGATAAGTATGTGATCCTGGACAATGAACTGGTAACAGCTGATAATGTAAATGAATTAGTTACAAAAGAATAA
- the deoC gene encoding deoxyribose-phosphate aldolase, with the protein MNIAKMVDHTMLKADATSETIKRYCLEAKKYGFASVCVNTCYVPLAAQELRGSETGVCCVVGFPLGAMLTSAKAYEASEAVKAGADEVDMVMNIGAMKEKNYDLVRNDIKAVVEASQGKVVKVILENCLLTKEEIKIACEISVEAGADFVKTSTGFSTGGAVTEDVALMKQTVGNRAKVKASGGIRTPEEAQAMIEAGADRIGAGNGIALL; encoded by the coding sequence ATGAATATTGCAAAAATGGTGGATCACACAATGCTTAAGGCGGATGCCACATCAGAAACGATCAAAAGATATTGTTTAGAGGCAAAAAAATATGGATTTGCCTCCGTATGTGTGAATACATGTTATGTTCCTCTCGCCGCACAGGAATTAAGGGGCAGTGAGACAGGTGTTTGCTGCGTGGTTGGTTTTCCGCTGGGTGCGATGCTGACTTCTGCAAAAGCCTATGAAGCTTCTGAAGCAGTAAAAGCTGGGGCCGATGAAGTGGATATGGTAATGAATATCGGAGCCATGAAGGAAAAGAATTATGATCTGGTACGTAACGATATAAAGGCGGTTGTAGAGGCCTCCCAGGGTAAGGTTGTTAAAGTTATTTTAGAGAACTGCCTTTTAACGAAGGAGGAAATCAAAATAGCCTGCGAGATTTCAGTAGAAGCTGGTGCTGATTTTGTTAAAACATCCACAGGTTTTAGTACAGGCGGTGCAGTGACCGAGGATGTGGCACTTATGAAGCAGACGGTAGGAAACCGGGCAAAGGTAAAGGCAAGCGGGGGAATCCGCACGCCGGAAGAGGCACAGGCTATGATTGAAGCCGGAGCGGACCGGATCGGGGCAGGCAATGGAATCGCCTTGTTATAG
- the rbsD gene encoding D-ribose pyranase yields the protein MLKTGILHPQLARVMAELRHMDLLVIGDAGLPIPKGVERVDLGWKPGSPSYLEVLEEIEKYMVTEKAIFAEEALTVSPGLHEKALGLLPEGIPVEYVPHTDLKKITEGAKAIILTGEFTGYTNVVLVSGCAY from the coding sequence ATGTTAAAAACAGGAATTTTGCACCCTCAGTTAGCAAGGGTCATGGCAGAGCTCAGACATATGGATCTGCTGGTAATCGGAGATGCCGGACTTCCGATTCCCAAGGGAGTGGAACGGGTGGACTTAGGCTGGAAGCCGGGAAGCCCTTCTTATTTGGAGGTACTGGAAGAAATAGAAAAGTATATGGTAACGGAAAAGGCCATATTTGCAGAGGAGGCACTTACTGTAAGTCCAGGACTACATGAGAAGGCACTGGGGCTGTTGCCTGAGGGCATTCCGGTGGAGTATGTGCCCCATACGGATTTAAAAAAGATTACTGAGGGGGCCAAGGCGATCATCCTGACAGGTGAATTTACAGGATATACCAATGTGGTGCTGGTCTCAGGCTGCGCATATTGA
- a CDS encoding ABC transporter ATP-binding protein, translating into METTIEVKGLCKSYGQVKAVENINISICRGEVFGLLGANGAGKSTAIECILGTKKQDRGLISILGMDPRKDRKKLYERVGVQFQEANYQDKIRVDELCELTSSLYKDTQDYGELLHQFGLSDKLDSLVSELSGGQKQRLFIALALIPNPEVVFFDELTTGLDARARRDVWKSLSQLKAKGITIFLTSHFMDEVEVLCDKIMILKNGESIFCGTIQEAVAASPYETLEDAYLWYTHREGEYENI; encoded by the coding sequence ATGGAAACAACCATTGAAGTAAAAGGGCTGTGCAAGTCTTACGGCCAGGTCAAAGCGGTAGAGAATATAAATATCTCAATTTGCCGCGGAGAGGTTTTTGGTTTGCTGGGAGCCAATGGCGCAGGGAAAAGCACTGCAATCGAGTGTATCCTGGGAACCAAAAAACAGGATCGGGGATTGATATCTATTTTGGGAATGGATCCCCGGAAAGACCGGAAAAAACTTTATGAAAGAGTTGGAGTTCAATTTCAGGAAGCCAACTATCAGGACAAAATCAGGGTGGATGAGCTTTGCGAATTGACTTCTTCCCTTTACAAAGACACCCAGGACTATGGTGAGCTTCTTCATCAGTTCGGACTTTCGGACAAATTGGATAGCCTGGTCAGTGAACTATCCGGAGGTCAGAAGCAGCGGCTTTTTATTGCGCTTGCCCTGATCCCCAACCCGGAAGTGGTATTTTTCGATGAGCTGACAACAGGGCTTGATGCCAGGGCACGGCGGGACGTATGGAAGAGCCTTTCACAGCTAAAGGCGAAGGGGATTACCATTTTTCTGACCTCTCATTTTATGGATGAGGTAGAAGTCCTTTGTGACAAAATCATGATACTGAAAAACGGGGAGAGCATATTCTGCGGTACGATTCAGGAAGCGGTTGCAGCAAGCCCTTATGAAACATTGGAAGACGCATATCTTTGGTATACCCACAGGGAGGGTGAATATGAAAACATTTAA
- a CDS encoding sodium-translocating pyrophosphatase, giving the protein MDYLLYLIPVIGILSLIFAFYLASKVSKQEAGNKKMREIAEAISEGAAAFLTAEYKILVIFVVVLFLFVGFGIGNWLTAVCFVAGAVFSTLAGYFGMNVATKANVRTANAAKEGGMNKALSIAFSGGAVMGMCVAGLGVLGVSGIYALTKNSDILFGFSLGASSIALFARVGGGIYTKAADVGADLVGKVEAGIPEDDPRNPAVIADNVGDNVGDVAGMGADLFESYVGSLASALTLGLMYENAAGALYPLSVAALGLLASIVATFFVKGDEKSSPHKALKMGSYVSSLLVVVFSLALSKRFFDNYNGAIAVIAGLVVGILIGVITEIYTSADYRFVKKIGEQSETGTATTIISGIAVGMRSTSMPLILICIGIFLSYQACGLYGIALAAVGMLSTTGITVAVDAYGPIADNAGGIAEMSGLDKTVREITDKLDSVGNTTAAMGKGFAIGSAALTSLALFVSYAEAVKLKTIDILDYRVIIGLFIGGMLPFLFSSMTMESVSKAAYRMIEEVRRQFKEKPGIMEGTEKPDYASCVAISTKAALKEMLLPGIMAVAAPLGVGILLGTQSLGGMLAGSLVTGVLLAIFMSNAGGAWDNAKKHIETGYHGGKGSEAHKASVVGDTVGDPFKDTSGPSINILIKLMTVVALVFAPLFIAIGGIL; this is encoded by the coding sequence ATGGATTATTTATTATATCTGATTCCGGTAATAGGAATATTAAGCCTGATTTTTGCATTTTATCTGGCATCAAAAGTGTCTAAACAAGAAGCCGGCAATAAAAAGATGAGGGAAATCGCTGAAGCAATCAGCGAAGGGGCCGCGGCTTTTCTGACCGCAGAATATAAGATATTGGTTATATTTGTTGTTGTATTATTTCTTTTCGTTGGTTTTGGAATCGGGAATTGGCTGACTGCTGTATGTTTTGTAGCAGGTGCTGTTTTTTCGACTCTTGCTGGTTATTTTGGTATGAATGTAGCAACAAAAGCAAATGTCAGAACTGCAAATGCTGCAAAAGAAGGCGGTATGAACAAAGCTCTTTCCATTGCTTTTTCCGGAGGAGCTGTCATGGGGATGTGTGTGGCCGGACTGGGTGTTCTTGGAGTAAGCGGTATTTATGCCTTGACAAAAAATTCAGATATTCTATTTGGGTTTAGTCTGGGAGCGTCTTCCATTGCGTTGTTTGCCCGCGTAGGCGGAGGAATCTATACGAAAGCAGCTGATGTGGGAGCAGATCTGGTTGGAAAGGTAGAAGCAGGAATTCCGGAAGACGATCCCAGGAACCCGGCTGTGATAGCAGATAATGTGGGGGATAACGTAGGGGATGTGGCTGGAATGGGAGCTGACTTATTTGAGTCCTATGTGGGTTCACTGGCTTCTGCATTGACATTAGGGCTAATGTATGAAAATGCTGCAGGTGCGCTTTATCCCCTTTCAGTGGCGGCCCTGGGTTTATTAGCTTCTATAGTAGCCACCTTTTTCGTAAAAGGAGATGAGAAGTCAAGTCCCCACAAAGCATTGAAAATGGGAAGCTATGTATCCTCCCTTTTGGTGGTAGTGTTTTCCCTGGCCTTAAGTAAGCGTTTCTTTGATAATTACAATGGAGCCATAGCGGTTATAGCAGGACTCGTTGTCGGTATATTGATCGGAGTTATCACGGAAATATATACCTCTGCCGATTATCGGTTTGTAAAAAAAATAGGGGAGCAGTCGGAAACCGGAACAGCGACTACGATTATAAGCGGTATTGCGGTTGGTATGCGGTCGACTTCAATGCCGTTGATTCTGATCTGTATTGGTATTTTTTTATCTTATCAGGCCTGTGGTTTATATGGGATCGCCTTGGCTGCCGTTGGGATGCTTTCCACAACAGGTATTACGGTGGCTGTGGATGCCTATGGTCCCATTGCTGATAATGCAGGAGGTATTGCTGAAATGTCCGGCCTTGATAAAACCGTCCGTGAGATAACCGATAAGCTGGATTCCGTAGGAAACACAACCGCAGCTATGGGGAAAGGCTTTGCTATCGGATCTGCAGCACTGACTTCACTGGCACTTTTTGTTTCCTATGCTGAGGCGGTGAAACTGAAAACCATTGATATTTTAGATTATCGTGTTATTATTGGATTGTTTATCGGGGGCATGCTTCCATTTCTGTTTTCTTCAATGACCATGGAATCTGTGTCAAAGGCGGCTTACAGAATGATAGAAGAGGTTCGAAGACAGTTTAAGGAAAAGCCCGGAATCATGGAAGGAACGGAAAAGCCGGACTATGCTTCTTGTGTTGCCATCTCAACAAAAGCGGCTTTGAAAGAGATGCTTTTACCAGGCATTATGGCTGTGGCAGCCCCCTTAGGAGTAGGAATACTCCTTGGAACCCAGTCCTTAGGCGGCATGCTGGCAGGTTCCCTGGTAACTGGCGTATTGCTGGCAATCTTTATGTCCAATGCCGGAGGTGCCTGGGATAACGCAAAAAAGCATATTGAAACAGGGTACCATGGGGGCAAGGGCAGTGAGGCACATAAAGCTTCGGTAGTAGGCGATACCGTGGGGGATCCATTTAAAGACACCTCCGGACCTTCCATCAATATACTCATAAAGCTTATGACAGTAGTGGCTTTGGTATTTGCCCCGTTGTTTATTGCAATTGGAGGAATATTATAA
- a CDS encoding ABC transporter permease: MNQETKKRLINQINIYRSVLILLVICMFAAFLSKSFLSVSNLFNVFKQVTVAGIIGCGMTFVILTGGIDLSVGSILGFAGVVASGVLASTGNTLLAVFTAVAIGITCGIVNGFFISQCGIPPFIATLGMMTLLRGCVLVYTKGSPIPVKIDSYKFIGKGTVLGIPVPVIILIALFLLAHYILTQTSFGRSIYAFGGNREAARLSGISVKKTEWMAYIINGFLSGIAAVVLTARLGSAQSTSGQGIEMDAIAAVILGGTSLSGGTGFVLPTVVGAMIMGIIDNILTLMNVNPHATNIVKGAVVLIAVLVDKKVKDLSAKAE, translated from the coding sequence ATGAATCAGGAAACTAAAAAACGGTTAATTAACCAAATAAATATATACCGATCGGTTTTGATTTTACTGGTAATCTGTATGTTTGCCGCTTTTTTATCAAAAAGCTTTTTAAGTGTTTCCAATCTGTTTAACGTATTTAAACAGGTGACAGTTGCCGGAATCATCGGCTGCGGCATGACCTTTGTGATCCTTACCGGCGGAATTGATTTATCCGTAGGTTCCATTCTGGGGTTTGCCGGAGTGGTAGCCTCCGGTGTGCTGGCATCCACGGGAAATACCTTACTTGCGGTATTTACGGCAGTTGCTATTGGAATTACCTGCGGAATTGTAAATGGTTTTTTTATTTCTCAATGCGGCATTCCCCCGTTTATTGCTACCTTGGGAATGATGACTCTGCTTCGGGGCTGTGTTTTGGTCTACACCAAAGGTTCCCCCATTCCGGTGAAAATAGATTCCTATAAATTTATTGGTAAGGGTACGGTTCTGGGGATTCCGGTACCTGTAATTATACTGATAGCACTTTTCCTGCTGGCTCATTATATATTGACGCAAACCAGCTTTGGACGCAGCATTTATGCATTTGGCGGAAACCGGGAAGCCGCCCGTTTATCCGGGATTTCTGTAAAAAAGACGGAATGGATGGCTTACATCATCAACGGTTTCTTAAGTGGAATTGCGGCAGTGGTTTTAACAGCCAGACTGGGGTCCGCCCAATCCACCAGCGGACAGGGAATCGAAATGGACGCTATTGCAGCAGTCATACTTGGAGGAACCAGCTTAAGCGGAGGAACCGGATTTGTGCTTCCTACCGTGGTTGGTGCCATGATCATGGGAATAATTGATAATATTCTTACACTTATGAACGTAAATCCCCATGCCACCAATATTGTTAAGGGTGCAGTTGTGCTTATTGCAGTTCTGGTGGACAAAAAGGTCAAGGATTTATCTGCGAAAGCAGAATAA
- a CDS encoding MerR family transcriptional regulator, which produces MNTYKTSEIARSIGIHPNTVRLYEELGLIPKPERRANGYRVFTDFHMEQIKFARIALKVEVLQNGLRKEAIDIIKTSAAGNFSKAIQLTEQYLQQIRNEQRNAEEAIEITVKLLSGDGQEEKSDTLVLTRKETADYLKISMDALRNWEMNGLMTIKRKQNGYRVYRDEDIRRLKIIRSLRCANYSLSAILRMLNILSQDPQANIRQVIDTPGEDDDIISVCDKLLTSLQYAEENAKAMLAHLEKMQKQFHTNPTL; this is translated from the coding sequence TTGAATACTTACAAGACATCTGAAATAGCACGCAGCATAGGAATCCATCCCAATACGGTACGCCTTTATGAGGAGCTTGGTCTTATACCCAAGCCGGAGAGAAGAGCAAATGGCTATCGCGTATTTACGGATTTTCATATGGAACAGATTAAGTTTGCAAGAATTGCCCTAAAGGTTGAAGTTCTGCAAAATGGACTGAGAAAGGAAGCAATCGATATTATTAAAACCTCAGCAGCCGGAAATTTCAGCAAAGCCATCCAGTTGACGGAACAATATCTGCAGCAGATAAGAAATGAGCAAAGAAATGCAGAAGAAGCCATTGAGATCACCGTAAAGCTGCTATCAGGGGACGGCCAGGAAGAAAAAAGTGATACTTTGGTATTAACCAGAAAAGAAACAGCCGATTATTTAAAGATTTCAATGGATGCTTTAAGAAATTGGGAGATGAACGGCCTGATGACGATTAAACGAAAACAAAACGGTTACCGGGTCTATAGGGATGAAGACATCCGGCGGCTCAAAATCATACGTTCCCTGCGCTGTGCCAATTATTCCCTTTCGGCAATATTGCGGATGTTAAATATCTTGTCCCAGGATCCACAGGCAAATATCCGGCAAGTGATCGATACTCCGGGCGAAGACGACGATATTATTTCCGTATGCGATAAGCTTCTTACCTCTTTGCAATATGCTGAAGAAAATGCAAAAGCCATGTTGGCTCATCTTGAGAAAATGCAAAAGCAATTTCATACAAACCCTACACTTTAA
- the rbsK gene encoding ribokinase encodes MGKKVTVFGSFVVDLMGRCPHLPVPGETVKGSIFKMGPGGKGFNQGVAAHKAGADVTMVTKLGEDAFADVALSTMKKLGMDTERIFRTGQTETGCALIMVDETTSQNEILVILGACDTITDEEVESIADLLDQSDFLLTQLETNISSVEKIIDIAFGKGVKIILNTAPVQPVSDSILSKVDLITPNEVEAEILTGIPVDGEENAGKAADFFFEKGVKNVLITMGGKGVYLATPEKRGILPAYRVNAVDTTGAGDAFNGGLVAALAEGKDLWEAVAFANALAAISVQRIGTTPAMPDREEIDLFIHEQEKEEGSC; translated from the coding sequence ATGGGGAAAAAAGTAACAGTCTTTGGAAGCTTTGTAGTGGATCTTATGGGAAGATGCCCCCATCTTCCGGTTCCGGGAGAAACCGTGAAAGGAAGTATTTTTAAAATGGGTCCTGGAGGCAAAGGATTTAACCAGGGGGTGGCTGCCCATAAGGCGGGCGCTGATGTAACCATGGTAACCAAGCTTGGCGAGGATGCATTTGCAGACGTGGCATTAAGCACCATGAAGAAGCTGGGGATGGATACGGAACGGATATTCCGCACCGGGCAGACAGAGACAGGATGTGCTCTGATCATGGTGGATGAAACCACCAGTCAGAATGAAATCCTGGTTATTCTGGGTGCTTGTGACACAATTACAGACGAAGAAGTGGAATCCATTGCAGATCTGCTGGACCAGTCGGATTTTCTGCTGACCCAGCTGGAAACCAATATTTCTTCCGTGGAAAAAATTATTGATATTGCATTTGGGAAAGGTGTAAAGATCATTTTAAATACGGCTCCTGTTCAGCCGGTCAGTGACAGCATACTAAGTAAGGTGGATCTGATCACGCCAAATGAGGTGGAAGCGGAGATATTAACGGGAATACCGGTAGATGGGGAAGAGAATGCTGGTAAAGCCGCCGACTTCTTTTTTGAAAAAGGGGTAAAAAATGTACTGATTACCATGGGGGGTAAAGGGGTTTACTTAGCAACTCCTGAGAAGAGGGGCATCCTGCCTGCTTACCGGGTCAACGCAGTTGATACCACCGGAGCCGGTGATGCGTTTAATGGCGGACTGGTGGCAGCTCTGGCAGAAGGCAAGGACTTATGGGAGGCGGTAGCCTTTGCCAATGCATTAGCCGCTATATCGGTTCAGAGAATCGGAACCACACCGGCCATGCCTGACCGGGAAGAAATTGATTTATTTATTCATGAGCAGGAAAAGGAGGAAGGGTCATGTTAA
- a CDS encoding sugar ABC transporter ATP-binding protein, translated as MGGRLVLKLESIVKTFPGVKALDGVHLEIFEGEVHALCGENGAGKSTLMKIIAGAQPYTSGAMYLAGKEVVFHSAKDAEKHGIAMIYQEFNMVPELSVAENMYLGRLPVSQFGKVDWNRLYREAQENLEHLGLKFSAKTKVRNLSVAEAQMTEIAKCLTIGAKIIIMDEPTAALAEEEIQILFRTIDELKKKGIAIIYISHRMDEIFQISDRLTVFRDGKFVASKLVGETDYDDVVSMMVGRNVSNLYPVRDYKLKEVVFEARNLNSRGVHDVSLKLHKGEILGITGLLGAGTIELSKLIYGAIPMDSGEIYVHGTKRDCSSPRKALEAGVGFVSDDRKQEGLVLIRSIKENISMSSLKKLTKGFRMDNRLEMERVKEQVKALNIKISSPQQPAGKLSGGNQQKIVFAKVLLADSDILILDEPTRGVDVGAKAEIYAIMNKLTEAGKSILVISTDLPELIGVSDRVIVMREGRTVLEISKQEMNQEKILAHASGGVSENESGN; from the coding sequence ATGGGAGGAAGGTTAGTTTTAAAACTGGAATCAATCGTTAAGACGTTTCCCGGTGTCAAGGCTCTTGACGGGGTGCATTTAGAGATTTTTGAAGGAGAGGTCCATGCCCTGTGCGGAGAAAACGGGGCAGGGAAATCCACCTTAATGAAAATAATCGCAGGAGCGCAGCCTTATACTTCCGGTGCCATGTATCTGGCTGGAAAAGAGGTGGTATTCCATAGCGCCAAGGATGCGGAAAAGCATGGAATCGCCATGATCTATCAGGAATTTAATATGGTTCCTGAATTGTCGGTGGCAGAAAACATGTATCTTGGAAGACTTCCTGTGAGTCAGTTTGGAAAAGTGGATTGGAACAGGCTGTACCGGGAAGCACAGGAAAATCTGGAACATCTGGGCTTAAAGTTCAGTGCAAAGACAAAGGTCCGGAATTTATCTGTGGCAGAGGCTCAGATGACGGAAATCGCAAAATGCCTGACCATTGGGGCCAAAATCATTATTATGGATGAGCCAACAGCTGCACTGGCGGAGGAGGAAATCCAGATTCTCTTCCGGACGATTGATGAGTTAAAGAAAAAAGGAATTGCGATCATTTACATTTCCCACCGCATGGATGAGATTTTTCAGATTTCAGACCGGCTTACGGTTTTTCGTGATGGAAAATTCGTTGCATCAAAACTTGTCGGTGAGACAGATTATGATGATGTGGTATCCATGATGGTCGGACGCAATGTATCCAATCTATACCCGGTAAGAGATTACAAACTTAAAGAAGTGGTGTTTGAAGCCAGAAATCTAAACAGCCGCGGGGTTCATGATGTCAGTTTAAAACTCCATAAAGGGGAAATATTAGGAATTACTGGACTGTTAGGTGCCGGCACCATAGAGCTTTCTAAGTTGATTTACGGCGCTATCCCAATGGACAGCGGAGAAATTTATGTACATGGCACAAAAAGGGACTGTTCATCCCCAAGAAAAGCATTGGAGGCCGGAGTCGGGTTTGTATCCGATGACAGGAAGCAGGAGGGACTTGTCTTAATAAGAAGCATCAAAGAAAATATATCCATGTCCTCTTTAAAAAAGCTGACCAAAGGTTTCCGGATGGATAACAGGCTGGAGATGGAACGTGTCAAGGAACAGGTGAAAGCGCTGAATATAAAAATCAGTTCCCCGCAGCAGCCTGCCGGAAAGCTAAGCGGCGGAAACCAGCAGAAAATTGTGTTTGCAAAGGTGCTGTTAGCGGATTCTGATATTCTGATTTTAGATGAGCCTACACGGGGAGTTGATGTGGGGGCCAAGGCAGAGATCTATGCCATAATGAACAAGCTGACAGAGGCCGGTAAGAGCATCCTGGTTATTTCCACGGATTTGCCGGAGCTGATCGGAGTCAGTGACCGTGTCATCGTCATGCGGGAGGGACGGACGGTATTAGAAATCTCCAAACAGGAAATGAATCAGGAAAAAATATTAGCGCATGCGTCTGGAGGGGTAAGTGAAAATGAATCAGGAAACTAA